The genomic interval CAATACCCCATTGCCGGAACCGGTCAGTTCAACCAGCACCTGACGTTGGGAACGTTCGTTAATACACATAATGCGATCACCGAGACGGCCGTTTTCCAGGGCCTTTCCACGCAAGGTGACATGCAGATTTCTGCTGTGTGCATTGATCGCGACCCAATCACCGCGTTTAACGCACAGCGGTTTGCTTACCGCATTACTGCGGAGAAGCTCGCCTGCGGTCAGAGCCCGGGTCACTTCATACCCGGTCACAACCTCACTGCTCGACAGATAGTTTCCATTGGAATCAACCGCATGCATTTCGCTCCGCAGATCGGATGCTTCCAGAATGTGTCCACGCTCGAGATTTTTCGCCACCACCCAGACCTCACTCAGAAACTGGACTTCCATCCCCACCGGCACCTCGACTTCCTCAATGCCGTCCACCATCACAGAAACATAGGCCACGCTATATCCCTTCGATGTTTTCCGATCGATCCGCCGGATTTCAAATGTGGTTTCCCCGGCAGGGATGCGGGTATTGTGGGGAATGTTCAGCACCTTGATATCGAAATCATTATTTTTCCATGGCTCATGCCGGCTGAGATAATCGTGAAGCGGTTTGTAGAACTCCGTCTTTTCCATCTGACGCTCACGACGGGCAATCGACAGCACAGGTTCACCGCTGAGCGTCACACTCATCATATCATCATAACGGGCAAGCGCCTGCGCCACCGTCGTAAGTGAATGATAGGAAACTTCTCCCGGAGGCGGCGCAGCCATAACACGACGGGAAGCCCATTCCTTTGGAATGAGACCCGAATCCAGAACCAGGTCTCCCAGAAAAACATCCTTACCGGTCACCTCAACCGAACTCTTCAAATGGATAACCGTGGCCGCCCGGAGACTACCCGCCAACCCGCACAGAAATATAAGGATGATGGCTAAACGTTTCATCGCCTACCTCT from Verrucomicrobia bacterium S94 carries:
- the flgA gene encoding flagellar basal body P-ring formation protein FlgA; translated protein: MKRLAIILIFLCGLAGSLRAATVIHLKSSVEVTGKDVFLGDLVLDSGLIPKEWASRRVMAAPPPGEVSYHSLTTVAQALARYDDMMSVTLSGEPVLSIARRERQMEKTEFYKPLHDYLSRHEPWKNNDFDIKVLNIPHNTRIPAGETTFEIRRIDRKTSKGYSVAYVSVMVDGIEEVEVPVGMEVQFLSEVWVVAKNLERGHILEASDLRSEMHAVDSNGNYLSSSEVVTGYEVTRALTAGELLRSNAVSKPLCVKRGDWVAINAHSRNLHVTLRGKALENGRLGDRIMCINERSQRQVLVELTGSGNGVLVRL